The Streptomyces sp. NL15-2K genome contains a region encoding:
- a CDS encoding 3-deoxy-7-phosphoheptulonate synthase translates to MEDVIREIRIRGASQQPEWSDLLQLSRVGEALAARPSLIQPDDLPTLRTLLGKVALGEAMVLQTGDCAEDPRECTRDHVARKTALLDVLAGTLGLITGKPVLRAGRIAGQFAKPRSKPTELVGGVELPVFRGHMVNGPEPEQESRRPDALRILTGYMAACDIVEHLGWRDRAAGRDVVSPLVWTSHEALLLDYEMPMLRTDDKGRLYLGSTHWPWIGERTRQVEGAHVALLAEVANPVACKVGPTMEPDELLALCERLDPWRDPGRLTLIARMGADVVADRLPRLVEAVRGAGHPVVWLSDPVHGNTITAPGGHKTRLVETVSLEVSRFVEAVRGAGGVAGGLHLETTPDDVTECAVTEADLGSVGERYTSYCDPRLNPSQAVSVVRSWTA, encoded by the coding sequence GTGGAAGACGTCATACGGGAGATTCGTATCCGCGGGGCATCACAACAGCCTGAGTGGAGCGACCTTCTGCAATTAAGCCGGGTGGGCGAGGCACTCGCCGCACGTCCCTCCCTCATACAGCCCGACGACCTGCCTACGCTGCGGACCCTGTTGGGCAAGGTGGCGCTCGGCGAGGCCATGGTGCTGCAGACCGGAGACTGTGCCGAGGACCCGCGGGAGTGCACCCGCGACCATGTCGCACGCAAGACCGCACTGCTCGACGTGCTCGCCGGCACGCTCGGCCTGATCACCGGCAAGCCCGTCCTGAGAGCGGGACGCATCGCGGGGCAGTTCGCCAAGCCCCGTTCCAAGCCGACCGAACTCGTTGGCGGCGTGGAACTCCCCGTGTTCCGGGGGCACATGGTCAACGGGCCGGAGCCCGAACAGGAGAGCCGGAGACCCGATGCCCTGCGCATCCTCACCGGCTACATGGCCGCCTGTGACATCGTCGAACACCTGGGCTGGCGTGATCGCGCCGCAGGGCGCGACGTCGTGTCACCCCTGGTGTGGACCAGCCACGAGGCGCTGCTGCTCGATTACGAGATGCCCATGCTCCGCACCGACGACAAGGGCCGGCTCTATCTGGGCTCGACCCACTGGCCGTGGATCGGCGAGCGCACCCGCCAGGTCGAAGGCGCCCATGTCGCCCTGCTCGCCGAGGTGGCCAACCCGGTGGCGTGCAAGGTCGGCCCCACCATGGAGCCCGACGAACTGCTCGCCCTGTGCGAGCGGCTCGACCCGTGGCGCGACCCCGGGCGGCTCACCCTCATCGCGCGGATGGGAGCCGACGTCGTCGCCGACCGGCTGCCGCGCCTCGTCGAGGCCGTACGCGGCGCGGGCCACCCCGTCGTCTGGCTCAGCGACCCGGTGCACGGCAACACCATCACGGCCCCCGGCGGCCACAAGACGCGGCTCGTGGAGACCGTCTCGCTCGAGGTCTCCCGCTTTGTCGAGGCCGTGCGCGGCGCGGGCGGCGTCGCCGGCGGACTGCACCTGGAGACCACGCCGGACGACGTCACCGAGTGCGCCGTCACCGAGGCCGACCTCGGTTCCGTCGGGGAGCGGTACACCTCGTACTGCGATCCCCGTCTCAACCCTTCGCAGGCCGTCTCCGTGGTCCGGTCCTGGACCGCCTGA
- a CDS encoding PhzA/PhzB family protein, whose product MPSLAGPQGFTDEVEPRRANRATVERYMHTKGQDRLRRHELFTEDGSGGLWTTDTGSPIVINGRDRLAEHAVWSLKCFPDWEWYNVRVFETQDPEHFWVECDGHGKILFPGYPDGYYENHFLHSFEFENRKIKRQREFMNPFEQLRALNIPVPEIRREGIPT is encoded by the coding sequence ATGCCTTCATTAGCTGGACCGCAGGGCTTTACCGATGAGGTGGAGCCGCGCCGCGCCAACCGTGCGACGGTCGAGCGTTACATGCACACCAAGGGACAGGACCGGCTGCGCCGGCACGAGCTGTTCACCGAGGACGGCTCCGGCGGCCTGTGGACCACCGACACGGGCAGTCCCATCGTCATCAACGGCCGCGATCGGCTGGCTGAGCACGCGGTATGGTCCCTCAAGTGCTTCCCGGACTGGGAGTGGTACAACGTGCGGGTCTTCGAGACCCAGGACCCCGAACACTTCTGGGTCGAGTGCGACGGGCACGGGAAAATCCTCTTCCCCGGCTACCCGGACGGGTACTACGAGAACCACTTCCTGCATTCCTTCGAGTTCGAGAACAGGAAGATCAAAAGGCAGCGGGAATTCATGAACCCGTTCGAGCAGTTGCGTGCGCTAAACATTCCTGTGCCGGAGATTCGGCGTGAGGGAATACCCACCTGA
- a CDS encoding SpoIIE family protein phosphatase: MTGPDDPRTAAARVFAEGGAFGELLAGIDWAATPLGPPVSWPGPLVDTLRLMLTSEHGMALYWGAEFATLYNLGSVPIVGAKHPWALGRPYKEVFPEVWAHPVSSHFHYVTGTRKPLLVPNELLIMERHGFLEQCYFDSAFQPVLLDDGTAGGVLQILTETTGRVLGERRLRLLSETGTRTAGLPTPGEVARVVADVADSYPEEIPFLGLYLASEPGLQRLAASAGLRSAPETVSLSAADGSEVAARLAQVVADGAPATLRAVAFTGGSTAGQHAAASRIPVEQALALPLHCAGQVEGVLVVGVNPCFPPAGAYHDFLEVLASAVAGALSAALVHDEQRRRAEALAELDRAKTTFFANVSHEFRTPLTLLLGPLQQALADEDRPERREQLELAERGALRLLKQVNTLLDVARAEAGQMRPALEPVDLASATAELAGVFRSAFEAAGLTLEVDCPPLPKPVPLDREMWEKIILNLLSNALKFTFTGGARVQMAAAGDRARLTVTDTGTGIPEHELPRLFERFHRVRGARSRSHEGSGLGLVLVKDLVEAHGGTVGVDSRPGQGTTVTVDLPFAAAHRPRPAPPAAVGSPGNTPREGGGRRPGRAAAYVDEALGWLTADPLPAAATPAARTPHAPANHDASHGADPHETDRPHRARLLVVDDNADMRAYLTQLLQPDYDVLLAPDGRAALETALAQPVELVLSDVMMPHMDGFELVRALRADPRTARLPIVLLTARAGEEESVQGRHAGADDYLAKPFSARQLLARVRTGLELSRAREQVLTETRNRLAVLASLADAGLRLSATLDPDQILQTAGQILLPDFADQISIHLTAGTPAPAQSPPAYIAGTPLLDREALAAAATHAINGTAPAPAGPHQAPAAVLALPLHAHDQTLGALVLVRHTGGYSAVEHKYLENLAHRLALAYDNAARYHNERRLALTLQRALLPHRLPQVPGVRVATHYRASDRGAEVGGDWYDVLALPDGAVGLAIGDVMGHDVEAATMMGQLRSALHSLALEGAGPAQVLTRLDAYVQSLATDRFATCLYAVYDRHRHRLRYAASGHLPPLLVAADTAYLELPPALPLGLGSTPVDREVAFPPGTSLLLYTDGLVENRALSLDDGLTALRQTCGALPAAARPDPQKIIERALERLNTPDRVDDDAALLAATAEPSCRTGDPQTDASAIQPTATAPGHR, from the coding sequence ATGACCGGGCCCGATGACCCGCGCACCGCGGCGGCCCGGGTGTTCGCCGAGGGCGGCGCGTTCGGCGAGCTTCTGGCAGGGATCGACTGGGCGGCGACGCCGCTCGGGCCCCCCGTCTCCTGGCCGGGTCCCCTGGTGGACACCCTGCGTCTCATGCTCACCTCTGAGCATGGGATGGCTCTGTACTGGGGGGCCGAATTCGCCACGCTTTACAACCTGGGCTCCGTACCCATTGTCGGCGCCAAACACCCCTGGGCGCTCGGCAGACCCTATAAGGAGGTGTTCCCCGAGGTCTGGGCTCACCCCGTGAGCTCCCACTTCCACTATGTGACCGGCACCCGCAAGCCCCTGCTGGTCCCGAATGAGCTGCTCATCATGGAGCGCCACGGCTTTTTGGAGCAGTGCTACTTCGACTCCGCCTTCCAGCCCGTGCTGCTGGACGACGGCACCGCCGGCGGCGTGCTGCAGATCCTCACCGAGACCACCGGCCGGGTACTGGGCGAGCGCCGGCTGCGCCTGCTGAGCGAAACCGGCACGCGCACGGCCGGGCTGCCCACCCCGGGCGAGGTCGCCCGCGTGGTCGCCGACGTGGCCGACTCCTACCCCGAAGAGATCCCGTTCCTGGGCCTGTACCTGGCCTCCGAGCCGGGGCTACAGCGGCTGGCGGCCTCCGCCGGGCTCCGGTCGGCGCCCGAGACCGTCTCGCTGAGTGCGGCCGACGGGTCGGAGGTGGCGGCCCGGCTGGCGCAGGTGGTCGCCGACGGTGCCCCGGCCACACTGCGGGCCGTCGCGTTCACCGGCGGCAGCACGGCCGGGCAGCACGCCGCGGCCTCCCGGATTCCGGTCGAGCAGGCGCTCGCCCTTCCGCTGCACTGCGCGGGCCAGGTGGAGGGTGTCCTGGTGGTGGGCGTCAACCCCTGCTTCCCCCCGGCCGGGGCCTACCACGACTTCCTGGAGGTGCTCGCCTCCGCCGTGGCCGGGGCGCTGTCGGCCGCGCTCGTCCACGACGAGCAGCGCCGGCGGGCGGAAGCGCTGGCCGAGCTGGACCGGGCCAAGACCACCTTCTTCGCCAACGTCAGCCACGAGTTCCGCACCCCGCTCACCCTGCTCCTCGGCCCGCTCCAGCAGGCCCTGGCCGACGAGGACCGGCCCGAGCGGCGCGAGCAGCTGGAGCTTGCCGAGCGCGGCGCCCTGCGCCTGCTGAAGCAGGTCAACACCCTCCTGGACGTCGCCAGAGCCGAGGCAGGGCAGATGCGCCCGGCCCTCGAACCGGTCGACCTCGCCAGTGCCACGGCCGAGCTGGCCGGGGTGTTCCGCTCCGCCTTCGAGGCGGCCGGACTGACGCTGGAGGTGGACTGCCCGCCGCTGCCCAAGCCGGTGCCCCTGGACCGGGAGATGTGGGAAAAGATCATCCTCAACCTGCTCAGCAACGCCCTGAAGTTCACCTTCACCGGCGGCGCCCGGGTGCAGATGGCCGCAGCCGGAGACCGGGCCCGGCTGACCGTGACCGACACCGGCACCGGCATCCCCGAGCACGAGCTGCCGCGCCTGTTCGAGCGCTTCCACCGGGTCCGCGGCGCCCGCTCCCGCTCCCACGAGGGCAGCGGCCTCGGCCTGGTGCTGGTGAAGGACCTGGTGGAAGCGCACGGCGGCACCGTCGGCGTGGACAGCCGGCCAGGCCAGGGCACCACCGTCACCGTGGACCTCCCCTTCGCCGCCGCCCACCGGCCCCGCCCTGCCCCGCCCGCAGCTGTCGGATCCCCCGGGAACACCCCCAGGGAAGGCGGAGGCCGCCGGCCCGGCCGAGCCGCGGCCTATGTGGACGAGGCACTGGGCTGGCTGACGGCTGACCCCCTCCCCGCCGCAGCCACCCCGGCGGCACGCACCCCGCACGCCCCCGCGAACCACGATGCCTCCCATGGCGCCGACCCGCACGAAACCGACCGCCCCCACCGGGCCCGCCTGCTGGTCGTCGACGACAACGCCGACATGCGCGCCTACCTCACCCAGCTCCTGCAGCCCGACTACGACGTGCTGCTCGCCCCCGACGGCCGGGCCGCCCTGGAGACGGCCCTGGCGCAGCCGGTGGAACTGGTGCTCAGCGACGTGATGATGCCCCACATGGACGGCTTCGAGCTGGTCCGGGCGCTGCGCGCCGACCCGCGCACCGCCCGCCTGCCCATCGTCTTGCTCACCGCCCGCGCCGGCGAGGAGGAATCCGTGCAGGGCCGGCACGCCGGCGCCGACGACTACCTGGCCAAACCGTTCTCCGCGCGCCAGCTGCTGGCGCGAGTCCGCACCGGGTTGGAACTGTCCCGGGCGCGCGAACAGGTCCTGACCGAGACCCGCAACCGGCTGGCCGTGCTGGCCTCCCTGGCCGACGCGGGCCTGCGGCTGTCCGCCACCCTCGACCCGGACCAGATACTGCAGACTGCCGGCCAGATCCTGCTGCCCGACTTCGCCGACCAGATCAGCATCCACCTCACCGCCGGGACACCCGCCCCGGCGCAGTCGCCTCCTGCATACATTGCCGGCACCCCTCTCCTTGACCGCGAGGCCCTGGCCGCCGCCGCCACCCACGCGATCAACGGCACCGCCCCAGCCCCAGCCGGCCCGCACCAGGCGCCCGCCGCCGTGCTGGCCCTGCCGCTGCACGCCCACGACCAGACGCTGGGGGCCCTGGTACTGGTCCGGCACACCGGCGGCTACTCCGCGGTCGAACACAAGTATCTGGAGAACCTCGCCCACCGCCTGGCCCTGGCCTACGACAATGCCGCCCGTTACCACAACGAGCGCCGCCTCGCCCTGACCCTGCAGCGCGCCCTGCTGCCCCACCGTCTGCCCCAGGTGCCCGGCGTGCGCGTGGCCACCCACTACCGGGCCAGTGACCGCGGCGCCGAGGTCGGCGGCGACTGGTACGACGTGCTCGCCCTGCCCGACGGCGCAGTGGGACTGGCCATCGGCGACGTCATGGGCCACGACGTGGAGGCCGCCACCATGATGGGCCAACTCCGTTCCGCCCTGCACAGCCTCGCACTGGAGGGCGCCGGCCCGGCCCAGGTGCTGACCAGGCTGGACGCCTACGTGCAGTCGCTCGCCACCGACCGCTTCGCCACCTGCCTCTACGCGGTCTACGACCGCCACCGCCACCGCCTGCGCTACGCCGCCAGCGGGCACCTGCCGCCCCTGCTGGTAGCAGCCGACACCGCCTACCTGGAACTGCCCCCGGCGCTGCCGCTGGGACTGGGCAGCACCCCAGTCGACCGCGAGGTGGCGTTCCCGCCCGGCACCAGCCTGCTGCTGTACACCGACGGATTGGTGGAGAACCGGGCGCTGTCCCTGGACGACGGCCTGACGGCCCTGCGCCAGACCTGCGGCGCGCTGCCCGCCGCCGCCCGCCCCGACCCCCAGAAGATCATCGAACGGGCCCTGGAACGGCTGAACACCCCTGACCGGGTCGACGATGACGCCGCCCTGCTCGCCGCCACCGCCGAACCATCGTGTCGAACCGGCGACCCGCAGACGGACGCAAGTGCCATACAACCGACCGCTACTGCTCCTGGTCATCGCTGA
- a CDS encoding phosphatase PAP2 family protein translates to MAPLVLGIAAIGWSRVALRDHTPAQTVVGALLGGLAAAVAFSAMS, encoded by the coding sequence ATGGCACCGCTGGTCCTCGGCATCGCGGCCATCGGCTGGTCCCGCGTCGCGCTCCGTGACCACACTCCCGCCCAGACGGTCGTCGGTGCCCTCCTCGGAGGGCTGGCAGCCGCTGTTGCATTCAGTGCGATGAGCTGA
- a CDS encoding 2Fe-2S iron-sulfur cluster-binding protein codes for MPKITYVSVDKTPQTIDVPLGTSVMRGAVSQGVDGIVALCGGNLQCATCHVYVDPETAAKTVPIGSDEGDMLEYTASPRRPESRLSCQLEVTDALDGLIVHLPEKQR; via the coding sequence ATGCCCAAGATCACGTACGTCTCCGTCGACAAGACCCCGCAGACGATCGATGTCCCCCTCGGCACCAGCGTCATGCGCGGAGCCGTCTCCCAAGGCGTCGACGGCATCGTCGCCCTGTGCGGCGGCAATCTTCAGTGCGCCACCTGTCACGTGTACGTCGACCCGGAGACCGCTGCCAAAACGGTGCCGATCGGGTCCGACGAGGGCGACATGCTGGAGTACACGGCCAGCCCCCGGCGCCCCGAGAGCCGGCTGAGCTGCCAGTTGGAGGTCACCGATGCGCTCGACGGTCTCATCGTCCACCTGCCTGAGAAGCAGCGGTGA
- a CDS encoding RHO alpha subunit C-terminal catalytic domain-containing protein, whose protein sequence is MYQMDSPEWAGDGLTISVPANYQSVLDNLMDLTHEEFVHSTSIGQAELSESEFDVTHDDGTVTVSRWMRDIEAPPFWLKNMRDKFPGFRGRVDRWQIIRYEAPATIRIDVGVAKAGTGAPEGDRSQGVNGYVMNTISPETDRSCTYFWAFMRNYCLDSQLLTTQTRDGVSKVFTEDEAMLTAQQTAIDANPDYEFYSLNIDAGGMWVRRLIERMLAAEQLIAAVS, encoded by the coding sequence ATGTACCAGATGGATTCCCCCGAGTGGGCGGGTGACGGTCTGACCATCTCCGTGCCGGCCAACTACCAGTCGGTGCTCGACAACCTCATGGACCTGACCCACGAGGAGTTCGTGCACAGCACGAGCATCGGCCAGGCGGAGCTGAGCGAGTCCGAATTCGACGTCACGCACGACGACGGCACGGTCACCGTCAGCCGTTGGATGCGCGACATCGAGGCACCGCCGTTCTGGTTGAAGAACATGAGGGACAAGTTCCCCGGTTTCCGGGGCCGCGTCGACCGTTGGCAGATCATCCGCTACGAAGCCCCCGCGACCATTCGCATCGACGTGGGCGTGGCGAAGGCCGGCACCGGAGCGCCGGAGGGAGACCGAAGCCAGGGCGTCAACGGCTACGTCATGAACACCATCTCGCCGGAGACGGACCGGTCCTGCACCTACTTCTGGGCGTTCATGCGCAACTACTGCCTGGACAGTCAGCTCCTCACCACCCAGACCAGGGACGGCGTTTCGAAGGTCTTCACGGAGGACGAAGCCATGCTGACTGCCCAACAGACGGCCATCGACGCCAACCCCGACTACGAGTTCTACAGCCTCAACATCGACGCCGGCGGCATGTGGGTCCGCCGTCTCATCGAGCGCATGCTCGCGGCCGAACAGCTCATCGCCGCCGTTTCCTGA
- a CDS encoding isochorismatase family protein, giving the protein MIGIPPICPYLLPAEGNLPSAVVSWKAEADRSVLLVHDMQRYFLKPFPDSTRHELVHNAARLRDRCVALGIPVAYTAQPGGMTDQQRGLLKDFWGPGMRPEPEDRQVVDALAPAEHDWLLTKWRYSAFFKTDLLQRMRTEGRDQLVLCGVYAHVGVLATAVDAFTHDIQPFFVADATADFSEDYHRSALTYAAERCALVTTVDGLFS; this is encoded by the coding sequence ATGATCGGCATTCCCCCCATATGCCCTTATCTGTTACCAGCTGAGGGCAATCTGCCGTCGGCTGTCGTGTCCTGGAAGGCCGAGGCAGACCGGTCGGTCCTGCTCGTCCATGACATGCAGCGGTACTTCCTCAAGCCGTTCCCTGACAGCACGCGCCACGAGCTCGTACACAACGCGGCACGGCTGCGCGACCGCTGCGTCGCACTCGGCATCCCGGTCGCCTACACCGCCCAGCCGGGCGGCATGACCGACCAACAGCGCGGACTGCTCAAGGACTTCTGGGGTCCGGGCATGCGGCCCGAACCGGAAGACCGCCAGGTGGTCGACGCCCTCGCGCCGGCCGAGCACGACTGGCTGCTCACCAAGTGGCGCTACAGCGCCTTCTTCAAGACCGACCTGCTTCAGCGGATGCGCACCGAGGGCCGCGACCAGCTCGTCCTGTGCGGCGTCTACGCCCATGTCGGTGTGCTGGCCACCGCCGTCGACGCCTTCACGCACGACATCCAGCCGTTCTTCGTCGCGGACGCCACGGCCGACTTCTCGGAGGACTACCACCGCTCGGCCCTCACCTACGCCGCCGAGCGCTGCGCCCTCGTCACCACGGTCGACGGGCTGTTCTCATGA
- a CDS encoding FAD-dependent oxidoreductase — MTAAVDMSTAGHSGGGVVVVGAGQAGFQTAVSLRERGYGGRITLVGDEDAAPYERPPLSKAYLTGEADEALLWLRPPEYYVRQSIDLLADRVTAIDRAACTARLAGGGVLDYDHLVLATGARPRRLAVPGSELRGVWALRTLAEALALRDELRRAAEVVVVGAGFIGLEFAAAARALGCAVTVVELLDRPLARAVGERTAEHFTRLHRRQGTRLLFGRRVARFHDDGSGAVTEVELCDGSRLPTDLVVLGAGVEPRTELAETAGLRVDDGIAVDARLRTGDPAVSAIGDCAAFPYPAAGRRIRLESVQNAVGHAQLVAERLTGLERDYDDLPWFWSDQFSSTLQIAGLSAGHDTEVLLGEWPDAFSVLSFREDRLVAVESVNRPADHMAARRVLANGVPLDPATAAGDGFALRDYARRHRSKPLRPATEPV; from the coding sequence GTGACGGCGGCCGTCGACATGTCCACGGCCGGGCACTCCGGCGGCGGCGTCGTTGTCGTCGGCGCCGGACAGGCCGGCTTCCAGACGGCGGTCTCGCTGCGCGAGCGCGGATACGGCGGGCGGATCACCCTGGTCGGGGACGAGGACGCGGCGCCCTACGAGCGGCCGCCGCTGTCCAAGGCGTACCTCACCGGCGAGGCGGACGAGGCCCTGCTGTGGCTTCGTCCGCCCGAGTACTACGTTCGGCAGTCCATCGACCTGCTGGCCGACAGGGTCACGGCGATCGATCGCGCGGCATGTACGGCACGCCTCGCCGGGGGCGGTGTCCTGGACTACGACCATCTGGTGCTCGCGACCGGCGCGCGGCCCCGCAGGCTCGCGGTGCCTGGGAGCGAACTGCGGGGGGTGTGGGCCCTGCGCACCCTGGCCGAGGCCCTCGCCCTGCGGGACGAGTTGCGGCGGGCCGCCGAGGTGGTGGTCGTCGGGGCGGGCTTCATCGGTCTGGAGTTCGCCGCGGCGGCGCGCGCACTCGGCTGCGCGGTGACCGTGGTCGAACTCCTGGACCGCCCCCTGGCGCGGGCTGTCGGAGAACGCACGGCCGAGCACTTCACCCGGCTGCACCGACGGCAGGGCACCCGCCTGCTCTTCGGGCGGCGGGTCGCCAGGTTCCACGACGACGGATCAGGCGCCGTGACCGAGGTGGAACTGTGCGATGGTTCGCGTCTGCCGACGGACTTGGTCGTTCTCGGCGCGGGTGTGGAGCCCCGTACGGAACTGGCGGAAACCGCCGGTCTGCGGGTGGACGACGGCATCGCCGTGGACGCCCGGCTGCGGACCGGCGACCCGGCGGTCTCGGCGATCGGCGACTGTGCGGCCTTCCCGTACCCGGCCGCGGGGCGCCGGATCCGACTGGAGTCGGTGCAGAACGCCGTCGGCCACGCCCAGTTGGTCGCCGAGCGGCTCACCGGACTGGAGCGGGACTACGACGACCTGCCCTGGTTCTGGAGCGACCAGTTCTCTTCCACCCTGCAGATCGCCGGCCTCTCCGCCGGCCATGACACCGAGGTGCTCCTGGGCGAATGGCCGGATGCTTTCTCCGTCCTGTCGTTCCGGGAGGACCGGCTCGTGGCGGTCGAGTCCGTGAACCGGCCGGCCGACCACATGGCCGCTCGTCGGGTGCTCGCGAACGGAGTGCCGTTGGACCCTGCCACCGCGGCTGGCGACGGTTTCGCACTCCGGGACTACGCCAGGCGGCACCGCAGCAAGCCCCTGCGGCCCGCCACCGAGCCCGTCTGA
- a CDS encoding IS3 family transposase, producing MGITAACRLTGRSRATHYRRLKPPAPRALRSHVQAQPSALTGQERAAVLKLMNSAEYAELPPAQIWARELDAGRYHCSISTMYRILREHGQAGERRRQATHPARAVPELVATAPCQVFTWDITKAAGPVKGIWYHAYVVIDIFSRYIVGHTVERAESAERAEELIRETIELGGIMPETVHADRGTSMTSKKVSQLLIDLGVTRSHSRPKVSNDNPYSEAQFKTTKYMSDYPDRFDSLAHAREWFDAFTSYYNHEHRHSGIGWHTPASVHYGTAEEVRDQRAVTLAAAYTSHPERFGRRPTPPEIPRQAWINDPAKRREPTPQNS from the coding sequence CTGGGCATCACGGCCGCGTGCCGGCTGACCGGCCGCTCCAGGGCCACCCACTACCGTCGGCTCAAGCCCCCGGCACCCCGCGCACTCCGCTCCCACGTCCAGGCGCAGCCCTCGGCTCTGACGGGCCAAGAGCGGGCAGCTGTACTGAAGTTGATGAACAGCGCCGAGTACGCGGAGCTGCCGCCGGCGCAGATCTGGGCCCGTGAGCTGGATGCCGGCCGCTATCACTGCTCCATCTCCACGATGTACCGGATCCTGCGCGAGCACGGCCAGGCCGGCGAGCGGCGCCGTCAGGCCACCCACCCGGCCAGGGCGGTGCCCGAACTGGTGGCAACCGCCCCCTGCCAGGTGTTCACCTGGGACATCACCAAGGCAGCCGGACCGGTCAAGGGCATCTGGTACCACGCCTACGTCGTCATCGACATCTTCAGCCGCTACATCGTCGGGCACACCGTGGAGCGCGCCGAATCAGCCGAGCGTGCCGAGGAGTTGATCCGGGAGACCATCGAACTGGGCGGCATCATGCCCGAGACCGTCCACGCCGACCGGGGCACCTCCATGACGTCCAAGAAGGTCTCCCAGCTGCTGATCGACCTCGGTGTCACCCGCAGCCATTCCCGGCCAAAGGTCTCCAACGACAACCCCTACAGTGAGGCCCAGTTCAAGACCACCAAGTACATGTCCGACTACCCCGACCGGTTCGATTCCCTGGCGCACGCCCGCGAGTGGTTCGACGCGTTCACGTCGTACTACAACCATGAGCACCGGCACTCGGGTATCGGCTGGCACACACCTGCGAGTGTCCACTACGGCACCGCCGAAGAGGTCCGCGACCAGCGCGCCGTCACCCTCGCCGCGGCCTACACCAGCCACCCCGAACGCTTCGGCCGCCGCCCCACACCACCCGAAATACCCCGGCAAGCATGGATCAACGACCCCGCCAAACGCAGAGAACCCACACCACAGAACTCATAG
- a CDS encoding DUF998 domain-containing protein codes for MRLVPWWALFSSGCAPVILVAGWAIAALLEGSAYDSATQTISVLATYGAAGFWVMTAALLAVGVCHLVTAWGLRAATRAGRMALAGGGLSALAVVLVPAPSSGGDLRHGSVAAVGFALLAVWPVLAAQRDGAAPWGLRPTPSLLATALMGVAAAWFLFEVRHQGVIGVAERLVTFMQSLWPFVVVVSCLRHPRQRRLTAEHT; via the coding sequence ATGCGACTTGTCCCTTGGTGGGCGTTGTTCTCGTCCGGATGCGCGCCGGTCATTCTGGTGGCCGGGTGGGCCATCGCGGCGCTGCTTGAGGGGTCCGCCTATGACTCGGCCACGCAGACGATCAGCGTCCTGGCTACCTACGGAGCCGCGGGATTCTGGGTGATGACCGCCGCGCTGCTCGCCGTCGGCGTCTGTCACTTGGTCACCGCCTGGGGACTGCGCGCGGCCACGCGCGCCGGTCGCATGGCGCTTGCGGGCGGCGGACTGTCGGCCCTGGCGGTGGTGTTGGTACCGGCGCCGAGCAGCGGAGGCGACCTGCGCCATGGTTCTGTCGCCGCGGTCGGCTTCGCCCTCCTCGCGGTGTGGCCGGTCCTCGCCGCGCAGCGTGATGGAGCCGCCCCATGGGGCCTCCGGCCCACGCCCTCACTGCTCGCGACCGCTCTGATGGGCGTGGCCGCCGCCTGGTTTCTGTTCGAGGTGCGTCATCAGGGAGTCATCGGTGTCGCGGAACGCCTGGTGACGTTCATGCAGTCGCTCTGGCCCTTCGTGGTCGTCGTCTCCTGCCTCCGCCATCCCCGACAGCGACGGCTGACGGCTGAACACACATGA
- a CDS encoding GNAT family N-acetyltransferase has protein sequence MSSRTSPTSQPITIRRAVARDAKRLTRLVRGSGAYAGKYAAAVAGYRVGPDYIEAHRAFVAVGADEHGGRVLGFYSLVLAPPELDLLFVADEAQGRGIGRLLVAHMQSEARAAGLDRVKVVSHLPAEDFYHRAGAVRIGTALANPPAVPWDRPEFEFRVSSE, from the coding sequence ATGAGTTCACGCACTTCCCCGACCAGCCAGCCGATCACGATACGGAGGGCCGTTGCGCGGGATGCCAAACGGCTCACGCGGCTCGTGCGTGGCTCAGGCGCCTACGCGGGTAAGTACGCAGCCGCAGTCGCGGGCTACCGGGTCGGGCCTGATTACATCGAGGCCCACCGCGCCTTTGTGGCCGTCGGTGCCGACGAGCATGGAGGCCGGGTCCTCGGGTTCTACTCGCTCGTCCTCGCTCCACCGGAGCTCGACCTGCTGTTCGTCGCCGACGAAGCGCAAGGACGGGGTATTGGACGGCTGCTCGTCGCGCACATGCAGTCCGAGGCCCGTGCCGCCGGGCTCGACCGTGTCAAGGTCGTGTCGCATCTTCCCGCCGAGGACTTCTACCACCGCGCAGGTGCAGTGCGGATCGGGACAGCGCTCGCGAACCCGCCCGCCGTGCCGTGGGACCGTCCCGAATTCGAGTTTCGCGTTTCTTCGGAATGA